GACGCACTCGGCCTGCTGCTGACACGTCTCACCCTACGACAGATTAGCAGGTTCAGAATATCAGTTCAAATGTAATCTTGCTCCGAACACGGGTAACCGTTCAGGCCCCTTGGAAGCCGTCGTCGAGGCGAACACTCCGGTGAACGATTACGAACACGGTGTGCCGTTCCGGTGCAGGAGTCAAAGACGCAATAGCGATGCGCCCCAATGCAGGCCTGCACCCAGCGCAACAAAGCAAAGCAGGTCGCCTGGCCCAATTCGCCCGTCGCGGCGCAGCTCGTCGAGCAAGATGAAGATCGTGGCTCCGGACGTGTTGCCGTAGTTGGCGATGTTGGAAGGCATCTTGGCCGGGGGCAGTCCCAGGGACTGCCGGACCGCTTCGTTTATGCGCTCGTTGGCTTGGTGGGCGATGACGCAGTCAATGTCCCTTATTTCGACCCCGTGTGCGCGGCACAGGTCGGAGACCACCCTGGGCAGCTCCTTGACCGCTCGTTTGAACAACTCCGGCCCCCGCATGGTCGGGATGTGCTCGTCGCGTGCGAGCATGGCGGGGTGAACGGCCGGCAGCCGGCGAAAGCCTGCCGCGGAGAACTGGATGAAGTCGCGATCGCGTCCGTCTGTGAGCAACCGCGTTCCGAGCAGACCGCGGCCAGGCTGCGAAGCTCGTCGCAGCACCATGGCGCCGGCGCCGTCTCCAAAGACCACGGCGATTCCTCGATGCCGCGTCGCTCGCTCGTACTCTTCCTGGGGAACGGTGCGCCGGCTGCCGCGGACCACATCCCAGGCGCTCCAGGGCATGAAGCCGGCATGCGCTTCGCCCGCGACAAAGAGCACCGTCTCGGCGGAGCCGGTGTTCACCAGTCCGTCCGCCACCTGCAGGCCGAACGGTACGAGCGCGCATTGCTGGCGAAGGTCGAGCGCGGGTACCCCGGGCACACCGAGCTTGGCTCCACACAGTCCGCCCGACCCCGGAAAAAGGTAGTCCGGGGTCATGGTTCCGAAGATGAGGTAGTCGATATCGCCGGCCGTCAAGCCGGCGTCGGCCAGCGCCCGCTCCGCCGCCTTGGTGCCCAGGTCGCTCGCCCCAACGCCATTGGCCGCATAGTGGCGCTGCCGAATGCCCGTGCGCTGAACGATCCAGCTGTCGCTGGTATCCATGACGCGCTCGAGCGCCGCGTTAGGCACCGGCTCGCCGGGGACATAAAGCCCGGTACCGACGATGTTCACTCCCGGCATGCTCCTGCGCCTTCTGCCTACCAGCTGCGATTCATTGCGTTCGAGCCAGGATATCGGGGTTGGGTGCCGTCGCGGCTAGGGAGCCGTGTGGGACCGCATGGCGCGCATGCGTTGCAGATTGGTGTGGAACACGGGCAGACGTTTGCGACGCGCATGCCGCGATTCCACGCGGACCGCATCAGGCTCGAAACCGTCCTTGACCTTGGCGTAAATGCGCTTGCGGTAGCGGCGCAGGTAGTCGAGGAATTCGCCGGCGGTCTTCAGGTACAGCCCTTCGTCATCAGCGTTTACCTCGCATTCGGCCGCTTCGTATTCGCGGCATGTGTGAGGACGATGTGGGTAGATGCGGCAGCTTCGATCGTCGGTGAGATGCCTGCAGGTAGTCTCGAATTGGACGTACCACTCGCCGTCACCGTCGCGGAAGACGCTAACTCGCTCGTGGTAAAGAAACCAGAGGATTTCGGTCGCGCGTTTCAACGTGTTGGGCTGATCGACCTCGACCGCCACGTAGGTGCAACACAGACCGCAGCCGACGCATGGCACCAGTGCTGGGGCTTCGCGGTCACGCGCCGTGCGTGGTGCTGGCCGGGCGCGCGACGGGCCATTCACGTTGCCCGTGTTGGTGCGTGCGCGA
The DNA window shown above is from Pseudomonadota bacterium and carries:
- a CDS encoding YkgJ family cysteine cluster protein, whose translation is MSANNKNSAAKPSSRNLRSRGRARTNTGNVNGPSRARPAPRTARDREAPALVPCVGCGLCCTYVAVEVDQPNTLKRATEILWFLYHERVSVFRDGDGEWYVQFETTCRHLTDDRSCRIYPHRPHTCREYEAAECEVNADDEGLYLKTAGEFLDYLRRYRKRIYAKVKDGFEPDAVRVESRHARRKRLPVFHTNLQRMRAMRSHTAP
- a CDS encoding 3-oxoacyl-ACP synthase, with translation MPGVNIVGTGLYVPGEPVPNAALERVMDTSDSWIVQRTGIRQRHYAANGVGASDLGTKAAERALADAGLTAGDIDYLIFGTMTPDYLFPGSGGLCGAKLGVPGVPALDLRQQCALVPFGLQVADGLVNTGSAETVLFVAGEAHAGFMPWSAWDVVRGSRRTVPQEEYERATRHRGIAVVFGDGAGAMVLRRASQPGRGLLGTRLLTDGRDRDFIQFSAAGFRRLPAVHPAMLARDEHIPTMRGPELFKRAVKELPRVVSDLCRAHGVEIRDIDCVIAHQANERINEAVRQSLGLPPAKMPSNIANYGNTSGATIFILLDELRRDGRIGPGDLLCFVALGAGLHWGASLLRL